GCTAGactcactgcaagagagaccACAGACTCTTGATGAAACAGAACTTGTATCTACAGGCATAACTAAGGCAGGTAAAAGTCAGACAGCCTGTTGCTGTTAAAGGGAAGCAGGCAAGTGGAGCTCTATCCTGGTACCAAAGGCCAGTAACATGAGGTGTTGTCCCTACACCTGATTCAGCTCCAGTGCTGGGTGCCTGGAGAGTCCAACTTCCCCCACAGAAAGGGCAGGTTCCTGCAGGGTGCTCAGCCCACACCACCACCGCCGTTACCTCCTTTCTTCAAACCTAGAGCTATGAGAGGCGATGACAGTTCGTGATGCTGACAGTTCTGCATCATTCTCACTGCTTCCTGAGCTAACTGCTCCTAGGGGTCATACATCCAGTCCAGTGCCCACTTGCAGAGAGTGCTACAGGTCTCACCTTTCACTAATCACAGCAAGCAAGCTAAGTGTTAATACTGCTGGCTGTATAGTCCAAGAGAGATAAAAGCATTTACATGGCtctggcacacacacacacacacacacacaaaggtaAAGACGGAATATTCAGGCTTGCTGGTCCCATCGCAGCTACATGAGGAAGTacacaccagcagctgcagctaaAGACATTCTTGCACTCCCTTCCCAGAAGGGCAGCTATGATCTGCTGCACAATCATACCAAAGGCTACTATAACCACCCATAGCAGCCAGAGGCTGCTGACCCACAACCTGGAACTGAGATGCAGACCTTGCCTCTGTGTCCTGGGACTAATTCAGCTCCCTAGACCACCCTGTATTAGTGATATGAAATTAAGTTTAGTGAGTTGTTTTCTGGTTCCCCAGCAGTTCATTCTAGCACTGTTCAGATAAGGATGTTCACAGAGTAGAGAGACACGTTCTCTGTGCCCCACTTCTGAGGTACCAGAAATGTGAGACAGATGGTATGACCAGGTCTTGTAATAACGCTGTACTCAGTGTGGCGCTGGCCACTGAAAAGAGCGCGCTTGGGCATCgccttttgtttcatttggttttcaaACACCCGATTTCAAGGCGCAGTCCCCACAGCGGGGGCTGGAGGATGAGGACTACGGCAGCTGAACAAGGCTCATCATGTCACTGGCAGCCACCGGCGGGACAAGAGGCAGCGCTAGGAGCAGAGGCCAGGCCCGTGCTCCccagggagcactgggggggaGGCCCCAGAAGTACAGGTACTGCCTGCAGATAACGACCAACCTAAAAGTTTGGTCAGTGAAGCACCTTTGCACACATGACTGGTGGAGTACCTTTGCCCAAAGTGACTCCCACTGCCACAAGGGCTGTTTGTACTAAGGGCAATTACATACTTACATACAAAAGGTGAAAGCTGTACTCTTATCATAGACACCTAATTGCTTCAGAAGAACACCTATTCCAGAGTTAATAATTAAAAGCTCTTCGGAGGTGGTGTGTGAAAGCAAGCTCTCTCTGTTCTGTTAACACAGAGGTTCAGTGTGTTCACAACCAGGAAGCTGAAGTCCAGCTTCTAAACACAAGTTCTGCCCCTTCGAGCAGCACTTTTGGCAACTCCCAGTCTATGGACATCTCCAGGAACAGCCCGCGATGGTGGAAGCACTGCGGCTGCCtggccaggagctgctctgctacACAACGCCCTGCAAGCTCCAAACAGCCTCCTGGCTTATCGCTTCTGTGCCCGAGCGAGCGCTGCGCTGCTCACACAGCACCTGCGGCAGTGAACACCACTTACTTGTCTTACGAGGTCGTTTCtactgaggtttttttaatgagatcGTTAAGTGTGAAACTTCACAGCATCACAATGTCCCTGAGACTTAACGAAGGTTCACGCACTGCTGCTGCCCGGCCTTTCCCTCGCACCCCGGTGCGATGCAGACACAGCCCCAACCCGCCCGCCTCGGCGAGGAGGAGACCGAGGCAGCGGCTGCTCCACGGGGGCCGCTCCCTCAGCCGGGCGGCACTGGCACGGTCACGGTCACGGTCACGGTAACCCGGCGGCCGCCCGTTCCCCGCGACACCGCCCGGAAGGGGCTGCCGGGCCCGCTCAGccaccgccccgccccgcccgctgcccCACGGGCCCTCCCGGCCAGAGCCGGGGGACGCCGGGCCCGAGAgccgcggccgggccgggccaggcgGGCGGAGCTGCGGGGCGCAGGGCTGCGGGAGCCGCCACTGCCACCTACCCTGCACCCCCAACACTCACCGACGAACCGGGCCCGGCAGCGGCGCGgccgcccgccccccccccgcttccTTTCTCTAGCCcggcgccgcccgccgccccctcccccgccccgggcccggCGCACCGGGGACGCCCCGGCACCCCGCGGCGGCAGCAGGGGGCGCCACGCCAGGCGCCGCCATTTCCCTCCGCTCACCTGCGGCCTCCGAGCGCACCCTGCGCCGCCGGCGCTGCCGCAGGCCAATCACGACCTGCTGACGGCCGCAACCAGCCAATGGGCGGGCAGGAGGGCGGGCCGGCTGGGCGCCGGCCGGGCGCCGCGTGGCGGCCCCTGGCGGCGGCGGTGAGCGCTGCACGGCCGGCCGTGCCGCGCGCACGTGGGGCGCGGGCCCTGCGCCGGGTACCGGGTCCCGCGTTACCACGGCAACCGCGCCGCGCACGCCgtccccgccgccgctcccgtACCGCGGAGTCCGCAGCGTTCCCTGCCCCGCCGCTGTGACcccgccggggccgcggggccgcccgCCCTATCCCGGCGTGTGGGGCCCGCGGAGGGAGCGCCCGGCACCGGGCAGAGGCACAgagcgcggggcggcggggtggggagggaagtgTGTGCCGCAGATCGGCGTCCGCGCCAGGCCGGGCCGCCAGGAACCGTCTACCGGCCCCGCGACCCATCCCGGACCGCATCCCACGGGCGGCTCCGGGCGGTCCGGTAGCCGCGTCCGCCGCGCCCGGCTCCAAGTGCGCGGACTTTCCTCGgccgcccccccgccgccgcgggcCGCGCTGTGCCGCGCCGAGCCCGCCTCGGGGCGCGATGGTGTCCGGGGCTCGGGGCGCGCCCGACGCGGGCGCAGCCGCCCCCCGGCGCTGTCCGTCGCGCGGTGCTgaaggcggcggcggccccggggcggggcggggcggggcccgCGGCGAGCAGGTGGCGGTTCCTCGCGCCCCCCCGTGCTCGGCCGCTCTCCGCCTCCGCGCACCCTCCCGCCGCCGTCGTTCCTATTCCCGCTCCCGTTCCCATTCCCATCACGTCCTGTTCCCGGCCGCGCCGCTCCGCGATGGCCGGCACCTTCGCTCGCGCGCTGTCCGCCCGCCGCTCCGCCGGCCTCCTGGCCATGGTGGGCGCCGGCTCCCTCGCCGCCGGCTTCCTGCTCGCCCGGGACCCGGTCAGCGCCGGCCACCGGCAGCGGCGGCGTTACCCGCCCAGGTACTTGCGGGAaggcggcgggcgggggccggTCCCTGCGGCACCAGCGCCGAGGAGGGCGCGGGGTTGCCCCGGAGGCGGGGGTCctgggggcggcggggcgggggcgctGCTCGTCCGCGGGCCGGGGGTGACCGGCGCGTCCCGGGGCcccgagcggcggcggcggcggctcggcCGTGTTGGACGGAGCCGCCCAAGGGCACCGGcgccgccgcggcggggcctCCGCGCCCTCCCCGAGGGCTGGGCCGCCCCAACCACCGCCCCAACCGCCGGGCGCGAGCCTGCGGGGGCCTGCTCACGGGGTGCGCTGGACTCCCCACGCGGCCACCGGGACCCGCACGGGACCCGCCTCGAGCCGGGGCCGCGGGGGCCCCCCCGGCGCATTCCCCTGCCCGCGGCCCTGCTCCCCGGCACCGTCCCACGGCTGCCGGCGGCCCCGGGCAACCACAGAGCACCGGGACAAGCTGCTGCCCGGCagcatggggcaggagggagcggGCGGGGGACAAGGGCTTGCCAGTGGGGCTGGGGTCCGGGGGACTCTGTGGGACTGCTCGGTCAAGGGAGGACAAAGCCCAGGCTTGGCCCGGTTGTGGCGGGAGCCATGGGACACTTGCCAACGTCCTGGTGGGAACTGGATGGAGCAGAAGGACTCATTCTCTCCTCCTGGCCAAGCACTCGGGAGCTCTGTCTGCAGGAGCCGGTGTCAGGCCAGAGCTGGAGGCCCCTGGGCAGCCCCCAGGGGCTGGCGGCAGCTCCTGGCCTGGCCTCATCTGGCTGTACCAGCCTTCCATGCACCAGCCTTGGGGACAGGGACTTCTCTATTTAACGGCAGGTCCTCACTCTTCCGTCTCAGGGGGCAGTTTGTAAAGAGAGAAGTGGAGGCACCCACAAGGGCTGAGCAGGCAGCCCCCGGCCTGCGGGCAGATTTTGGATACAGATGAGCCCTGGGATGTGCGATCAGGACCTGCAGGATGCGGGCATGGAGCCGAGCTCGGCCAGGCGGGTGCGTGCAGGGCCATGGCCTGGCTTAAGGGCACTTTTGGGGGTAATGCTGCCTCTCCAAGAGCCCTGGCCCTATTTACACAACCTGTGCCTGATCCCTTAAGCCAGATAAGTGTCACAGCTGCAGAGCCAAGCCAAGGTTCAAGCTCCAGCACAGAAGGCCTTGTGTCACTCCCCCTTTGAACTGCTCTTGCCAAGGGCTGCCCAGGGACCCTGGCCGGGCTGCCAGCGCATGGGGTGCTTTGGGGCTGGAGGCTGGAGAGATGCCGGCAggtcctgcctgctgcctggcCCCCGAGCATGGGGGGCCGAGGCATAGGATGGGgctgagggcaggagctgcctgcaccTCACAGGCACTTAGTCAGGGGAGGAACAGGGTCAGGATGGGAGAGGGACATGATGGCCACCAGCCGGTCCTTCCTCCTTGCCCTGGCACTGGCTGCTTGGTCTGGCACAGCTCAGTCAGGTCAGGAAAGCGAGGAGTGGGATTTCCTCCTCATCCTGATGCCAGTGGAGGCCGTGCACAGGGAATGAGCGGAatggggaaggaggcagcacaTTACTGCTCCAAAGACATGCAGCCGCTGCGATCCCTGCACCAAACACTGTGCAGTCAGACCGGCGAGGCGCTGCATTGCAGGCTGAGAGCCATGCTCATGCAGAAGCTGTGTATTGAGAGCAGTGCTGATGCTCAGAAAGGAGGGGACAGAAATGGAGCCAGTTGGAAGAGTGATGAAGGTTGTATGTTACTGTTTGTTCACCTCCAAAGAGGTGAATAAACAGTGGGGAAGGAGTGGGCTAGGGTGAGTCTGGAGGAGGGGGTGAAATCAAGGTAGGGGATGTGTCTGAGAAGCTCTAGAATGAGCTTCCTGGGAGGGTCTGTTGAACTGGGGGTGGTTTTGTAGCAGCGCCAACACTGGAAAAGAGCCTGGACAGAGACCCAGGGCCAAGCCGCAGCACCCGCGCTGCAGAGGCCAGTCACTCACAGTGATTGTGCTCCTCTGGTCTTTAAGTTAAATAACAGGAGACATTGGCAACAGCCTTGAGGGATCTGAGCAGCGCTGCTTGTCACTGCACTGCTTGTCACTGCACTGCTTGTCACTGCACTGCGGTGCCAATGGCCACACTGGGAGGCTCGGGCGCTCCCCCCAGGAGAGATGTGGGCATGGAGGTGCTGCCTGCCAGTCCCACATGGTGCCACTTTTGGATGGCGATGCTGGCGCTCCCGCCAGAGCATCTCTGCACAAAGCCCAAGCACCATCCTCCTCCAGAACACAGCGTGGGCTgcgctgcctgcagcagcctgagccCCACGCACCCCGCACACGCCATGCACCCCCCAtgcaccccacaccccacacagACCCCGTGCACCCCACACACCCCACACTATCAGCATGGCTCCCCGCGGAGCTGGTGACGCCGGGGAGGGCACTGGGGGTGGTAGATCACGCTGCAGAGCCATGGGGAGATGCAGGGGGCTCCACTCCCGGGGAGGCTGCTCCTGGGGGAAGCACCTCCTCGCGcaagggcagggagggcagggctCCTGGCATGGCCCTGCTCATCCTGACCCCATCCGGCTTAGCTCAAGAGCTCTAGAAAGGCTGAAACTTCCCAGTTTTGCTGGCTGTGATTCAGGGCTGTTCTGGGGACCGTGCggccagagcaggagcagaatGAGCATTGCAGCAGGCACAGACCCTGCAGGCAGGATGGAGTCTCAGGGTTTTGGACTCCGATACCTCGGTGACAGTAGGGACTGCCCATAGCAGACAGCATGCATAAACCTACTGCAGTCTCCTGCTTACTGGAAGTGGGCTTGCTTCCCTTAGCAACCTTTGCTGGCTTTCTGGACATAGTCTGCTGCCACCAGGATGGAAAGCGCAGCAGGCTGCGCTCCTggcagcactggctgtgctgcaggcagaggaggaactTGTCCAAGTGTCCCATTCTGatcagcaaatgctttttgtgAGAATGTGTCTCCCAGGGGAGACGTGGGTCAGCAGCCAGctggcagcaggggcaggagcaggggggaggcTGTGTCCGCTATCAGACAAGTTAGCTTCTGAACTGGAGCATCTCAACATGGCACAGATGGGTGTAAGCTGAGGGAACAGCCCTTGGCCTCCGCGGCCTGGGATGAGTTCCAGACTGGAGCAAATGCCTCCTTGCACTGGTccaggctggagctgccagGGCTTTCCTACACAGAGCAGACCCAAGCCCTAcctccctttctttctgcaaagcGCAGGAATCCACAAGCAGCAAAGAGCCGTAGGCGAGGGGCCAACGCGCATTCCTGGTCCTGCAGACGCAGCGGGGAGGCGGCAGCACTCggctctgcagcaccaggaaCCAGAGCAGGACCTGAGCACCGCGAGGTGCCGTGTTGGCAGCCggctgctgctcccaccagccCGGCCCCGCACAAGCCCTGGCACCTCTTCTTGCACAGGGATGACCCCTGCCCAAGCTGCACCTCCCCCAGGCCAGTGCCCCTCCAGGGACAAGCCAGCAGCCAGGACTACTGAGCCGACACGGGCCAGTCCTGACCCACTATGGCAACAGAGGCACTACCTCCAGCAGGAGGGATTTGGCCACGGAGAGCACTGTCGGGTCCTGCCCTGCCAACCCCCTGTGGACGCAGAACAAGCACAAAGCCTGGCTAAAGTGGGAATGGGGTCAGGGGATGGCCTCCCGCTAAGCTGATTAAGGGAAAGCATCCCCCTAATACAATAAACTGCGCCGGAGTAGTGCGGTTCCTACCAGCTGCAGATTGGGGTCAGCCAatctcctgccccacagcatccAGGCggtggggaatgggggttggGGGCCCGGCCAGGGGCTGAGCATGCAGGGCCCCCCGTGCTGCTGCCTCCCGCGCCCGCTGCAGGGGCAGCCCCCAACACTGGGCAGCACcatggaggagaaggggagtGAGACCCCCGCAGCTCTGCACAGGCTCCTGCCAACTCGGGCATGGCCACTGCTCGCCCAGCAAGAGCTCTCCCAGTCCCGGGTCCTGGTACGTGGCTGATAAGGAGCCGCACCCAAACAACCGGCCCAGATTTGCTCATGGACTCTTGTCCTTGTGGCAATGTCAGCCCTCAGCCCAGGCTGCTCCCTGTCCTCGCCGCACACTGCCTCTAACTGCTCTCCCTTGGCCTTTCCTGGTGTGCACAAGCAGAGAAGCTCGACCTCCCTGCCCAGAGCTCCCCACTCCTGCCCTGAGGGTCTCTGTGTCCCCCAGCCCCAGAGGACTTATCGGTCTCTCCTCCTGCAGTGCCGAGTACCCCGACCTGCGGAAGCACAACAACTGCATGGCCAGCAACCTGACACCAGCCATCTACAGCAGGCTCTGTGACAAAGCAACCTCAAATGGCTGGACCTTGGACCAGTGCATCCAGACGGGTGTTGACAACCCCGGCCACCCCTTCATCAAGACTGTGGGCATAGTAGCTGGCGATGAAGAAAGCTATGAGGTGAGTGGcaaccctgcctgcagcagccctggtaCCTGTGGTACATCCAGCAGCCTGGATATCAGTGCCCAtctcctgctgcccagcccGGGCAGCTGCAGAGGCCCCTTGGCCAGCCCCAGTGTGTCCCCGCAGGACATGGGGCTCCTTCAGAGCAGCTGCCCTGGAGCCCtgcatcctcttcctcctcctttgccGGGGCAGCAGTGGCCCCATGGATCACAAATTGCATTGGACAGCAAGACCCACCATGGGCCCAGCCACCCTCTGCAGCCCCCCTGCTGCCACGTCCCCcgtgctggcagcagggccgTGTCCGTGGGGCACAGGGTCCGCATTGCACCCATCGTCCTGCTCGCTTCCAGGTGTTTGCTGACCTGTTTGACCCCGTGATCCAGGAGCGGCACAACGGCTTCAACCCGCGCACCATGAAGCACTTAACAGACCTGGACGCCACAAAGGTGCAGGAGCGGGGCAGCGGTGCTGCGCACGGGGGTCCCTCCCTGGGCCTCGGGGACAGGGCCCCTGCCAGCACCGGTGTCCTCCCATAAGCACCCCACGGCTCCCGTCTGTTCCAGATCAAGTTTGGCCACTTCGATGAGCGCTATGTGCTCTCGTCCCGGGTCCGGACCGGGCGCAGCATCCGCGGGCTGAGCCTGCCACCGGCCTGCACCCGTGCTGAGCGGCGGGAGGTGGAGAAGGTGACTGTGGAGGCGCTGAACGGCCTCACTGGAGACCTGTCGGGCCGGTACTACCGCCTCAGCGAGATGACggagaaggagcagcagcagctcattgACGTGAGTCAGTGCAGCTCCTGGACAGCCAACCCAGTGCCCATGGAGCAGGACCCATTCCCTGGCATTGCCCCTCTAGGAGGCTGTatcctcctttcccagccccactgccctGTGGGACCAGGACCCGTTCCCAGTGAGGCTGCCATATAGTGCGGGGGGTGTTCACGTGCTGCTCAGCCCTCCCATGCCAGGGAGGATGGAGCTCACTGAACATAGCCCCAGCAGCTcacagccccccccccggcttttgccccatgtccctgcccatgctcGTGGTAAGGCAGGCTTGTGGCACATGACTGGTGGCCCTACCAGCCCCTGGAACAGGGTGGGCTGTGCACCAGCAGTCTTCTGCCTCCCTGGCCAGGAAGGGAGGGACTGCTACCCACAGATGGGGACAGCAAGTGAGCTCTCCCTGCCTGGGACAGCTGTGGTGCAGTGAGACAGGGTGCCCTGGCACCAGCCGTGCAGCCCTGGCAAGCCCGCACACTCTGCCTCCCTCCAGGACCACTTCCTCTTCGACAAACCGGTGTCCCCGctcctgacagcagcaggaatggCCCGGGACTGGCCCGACGCCCGAGGGATCTGGTGAGGATCTGCCCTGGCACCAGGCAGTCAGCAGGCAGAAAGGCTgaggtgatgctgctgctctgtcaggctgccccagccctgccaccacATTCCCCACGCTGGCCACACCGCAGACCCTAGCACACACAGCACCAGTGCTCACCCAGGGCTCTCGGCCTGACCTGGGAGCCCCTTGTGAGCTACAGTCAGCAGCCACCCACTCCATGCACAAACTACACCATGGTCCTGAAAGTGGAGCTTCGGAGCCAGCCCCTGCTGTCAGTCCTGCCCGCTCTCACCATTCTGCAGCACCTTGCACTCTAGGCTGCCAAAACCCTGTAACTGCCTTCTGCTGCCCAGGAAATCCCCAgtgctcctcctgcccccaaaCTTATCCTGCCATGATGTCATCTTACTGCTCACCCCAGCATC
Above is a genomic segment from Strigops habroptila isolate Jane chromosome 9, bStrHab1.2.pri, whole genome shotgun sequence containing:
- the CKMT1A gene encoding creatine kinase U-type, mitochondrial, yielding MAGTFARALSARRSAGLLAMVGAGSLAAGFLLARDPVSAGHRQRRRYPPSAEYPDLRKHNNCMASNLTPAIYSRLCDKATSNGWTLDQCIQTGVDNPGHPFIKTVGIVAGDEESYEVFADLFDPVIQERHNGFNPRTMKHLTDLDATKIKFGHFDERYVLSSRVRTGRSIRGLSLPPACTRAERREVEKVTVEALNGLTGDLSGRYYRLSEMTEKEQQQLIDDHFLFDKPVSPLLTAAGMARDWPDARGIWHNNEKTFLIWINEEDHTRIISMEKGGNMKRVFERFCRGLKEVERLIQERGWEFMWNERLGYILTCPSNLGTGLRAGVHIKLPLLSKDSRFPKILENLRLQKRGTGGVDTAATGSIFDISNLDRLGKSEVELVQLVIDGVNYLIDCERRLEKGQDIRIPAPLPQFRH